In the genome of Amaranthus tricolor cultivar Red isolate AtriRed21 chromosome 15, ASM2621246v1, whole genome shotgun sequence, one region contains:
- the LOC130801875 gene encoding uncharacterized protein LOC130801875: MAEETGNSLVSNETSKSDSPNHAAGKPSASKKVPHYLRTSSGSCHDACKYGHPHVFKDKPIHPPRRRISLPLPEIQIYVDKKVQKAVLSDKPKVQPAKDSAPDENILSRKSPVHDSSKLVKQEARLSTKSHSSDAPKVVKNVVHSAGKPEIASTAKKTVSSKRIPLNPKEKNVSAGPLKPIDRVVKSSSSLNSSMKSSAKKTSETEMGDNPRTSRGFIRKTTPPMAATSPQRTSKVEVKTFSVPKIAGKSLNDHNPRSRTFSKNQIFGRKAEPKEPVEEKIEEKTLHVIETKKDFLSTDVQSPAPLSPESLNSSSRTSSISFTSQEHTDSEADDSISNYNSSADSKEASISLNEGKELTHNNSTDQDPEFLKLKFRKGKVVEPKHESNSPRRLRFRKGRSLGDGQTANGESRRKSYRKKGTDSNKKEEETGMVKVVLKHQEMEIKKEEKVLLNNVIEETAIKLVEKRKSKVKALVGAFETVISLQECRPAVAAAAADR, from the coding sequence ATGGCTGAAGAAACTGGAAATTCTCTTGTTAGCAATGAAACAAGCAAAAGTGATTCGCCAAATCACGCAGCTGGAAAGCCTAGTGCTTCAAAGAAGGTTCCTCACTATCTTAGAACGTCAAGTGGCTCTTGCCATGATGCTTGCAAGTATGGGCATCCTCACGTATTTAAAGATAAGCCAATCCATCCTCCTAGGAGGAGGATATCTTTGCCACTACCGGAGATTCAGATATATGTTGATAAAAAGGTTCAGAAAGCCGTTCTATCGGACAAGCCTAAGGTTCAACCTGCCAAAGATTCCGCTCCTGATGAAAACATTCTATCTAGGAAATCCCCTGTTCATGATTCATCAAAACTAGTTAAGCAAGAAGCTAGATTGTCGACGAAATCTCATTCCTCTGATGCCCCAAAAGTGGTCAAGAATGTAGTTCATTCGGCCGGAAAGCCAGAGATTGCATCTACTGCTAAAAAAACTGTTTCGTCAAAGCGGATTCCTTTGAATCCTAAGGAAAAGAATGTCTCGGCTGGTCCTTTGAAACCAATTGATAGGGTTGTTAAATCGTCATCCTCTCTAAACTCTTCCATGAAATCAAGTGCCAAGAAGACTAGTGAGACTGAAATGGGTGATAATCCTAGGACTTCTAGAGGTTTTATCAGGAAGACTACACCTCCCATGGCTGCCACATCGCCTCAAAGAACTTCGAAAGTGGAGGTAAAAACGTTTTCGGTTCCTAAAATAGCTGGTAAAAGTCTAAATGATCATAACCCAAGAAGTAGAACTTTTTCCAAGAATCAGATATTTGGTAGAAAGGCTGAACCGAAGGAGCCTGTAGAGGAGAAGATCGAGGAGAAAACATTGCATGTGATTGAGACGAAGAAGGATTTTTTATCAACGGATGTTCAGTCTCCTGCCCCTTTGTCACCAGAGTCACTTAATTCCTCGTCCAGAACTAGCTCCATCTCTTTTACATCTCAGGAGCACACGGATAGTGAAGCTGATGACTCGATCTCAAACTACAATAGCTCTGCCGATTCAAAAGAAGCGTCTATTAGCTTAAATGAGGGGAAGGAGCTGACCCATAACAATTCTACTGATCAAGACCCTGAATTTTTAAAGCTGAAATTCAGAAAGGGAAAGGTGGTTGAACCTAAACATGAATCCAACAGTCCGAGGAGGCTACGATTCAGGAAAGGAAGGAGCTTAGGTGATGGGCAAACTGCTAATGGTGAGTCCCGAAGGAAGAGCTACAGGAAAAAGGGTACCGACAGTAACAAAAAGGAGGAAGAAACTGGTATGGTGAAGGTTGTTTTGAAACACCAAGAAATGGAGataaagaaagaagagaaagtTCTGCTGAATAATGtgattgaagaaactgctattAAACTTGTCGAAAAGAGGAAGAGTAAAGTAAAGGCCTTGGTTGGCGCTTTTGAAACTGTGATCTCCCTTCAGGAGTGCAGGCCTGCTGTTGCTGCTGCAGCTGCTGATAGAtga
- the LOC130801889 gene encoding serine/threonine-protein phosphatase 7 long form homolog, with protein MVHRILGECPPPEVIRESGLRCTWLVQTFSHLLGDADEGTISRYAKTYLLYLIGALLFADKTNNQIQLLYLTLLDDTWERIDEYSWGSAALGYLYRRLCGAAQKNVREIAGPIVILKLWAWEHILIGQPYRTVGRGDTAPPPQPEPDIAYGSRWNFARRTRKHIGTGLEFYRDQLDLLRPNQFLWDPYPAEAYAAVPEHSGIHSGACRAFVPLICFNIVEVHLPERVMRQYGLVQGIPPPCDTEPQLHLISRKNQAGANWMEINWRYIARWDRRNELLAQGAPIDVHGAPTTPDYMPWFLSITRRWMTPRAIFATAH; from the exons ATGGTGCATCGCATATTGGGAGAGTGCCCTCCACCGGAAGTGATCAGGGAGAGCGGTTTGCGATGCACATGGTTGGTTCAGACCTTCTCGCATCTCCTCGGAGATGCTGATGAGGGCACCATTTCGAGGTACGCCAAGACGTACCTCTTATATTTGATAGGAGCTTTGttgtttgccgataaaacaaacaaccaaatacaGCTCCTGTACTTAACCTTACTTGACGACACGTGGGAGCGCATCGACGAATATAGCTGGGGCTCAGCAGCCCTTGGATACCTATATAGGAGACTATGTGGTGCTGCCCAAAAGAACGTCAGGGAGATTGCGGGGCCAATAGTAATATTAAAG ctgtgggcgtgggagcatattcttatcggccaaccttacagaaccgttggtcgtggtgatactGCTCCTCCACCGCAACCCGAACCAGATATTGCGTACGGTTCGAGGTGGAATTTTGCGCGCCGGACGCGCAAGCACATCGGCACCGGTCTCGAATTCTAccgagatcagttagacctgctacgacccaaccag tttttatgggacccataccctgcggaagcctacgcagctgtacccgaacactcggggattcattcaGGGGCCTGCAGGGCTTtcgtgccactcatatgcttcaacattgtcgaagtacatctaccagagcgcgtaatgcgccaatatgggttggtacagggcattccaccgccttgtgacactgaaccccagCTGCACCTAATTTCGCGGAAAAATCAGGCTGGGGcaaactggatggagatcaactggcgttacatcgctcgttgggatcgaAGAAATGagctgctggcacaaggtgcgccaatcgatgttcatggcgcacctactacgccagactacatgccgtggtttctctccatcacgcgccgatggatgacaccacgtgccatcttcgCAACAGCACATTAA
- the LOC130801891 gene encoding serine/threonine-protein phosphatase 7 long form homolog isoform X1 gives MSSVLWDVQVFDVETIYTRHPDSASWAIDARVIPYLQRARLYDFHLIAYERVDRALVTVLVEQWRQETHTFHLPLGEAIVTLLDVTVLTRLLIEGHAICTVGRELKSWQDKVHRLLGVRPPVEVAKESALRVTWLAQNFSHLPKGADEATVKAYLLYLIGFVLFYDKTGNRVQLLYLTLLDAPWEVISGYSWGSAALAYMSRRLCEASRKNVKEIVGPLIILQVILTLHVNALFLNLFLCFVYFLISVIHSFGRGSIFTCSFDGTLTLLRHTLHCLSTQASCQGRREPLYL, from the exons ATGAGCAGTGTACTATGGGATGTCCAG GTGTTCGACGTGGAgaccatatacaccaggcatcccgaCTCTGCTTCGTGGGCCATTGACGCACGAGTCATCCCCTACCTTCAGCGAGCGAGGTTGTACGACTTCCACCTCATTGCTTATGAGAGAGTCGATCGGGCGCTAGTCACGGTTTTAGTCGAGCAGTGGCGCCAAgagacacataccttccacctacctctaggtgaggctatTGTCACTTTACTTGACGTAACTGTGCTTACACGGCTTCTCATCGAGGGACATGCCATCTGCACCGTTGGACGCGAACTCAAAAGTTGGCAAGATAAAGTCCATAGGTTATTAGGAGTCCGACCTCCCGTAGAGGTAGCCAAAGAGAGTGCATtgcgcgtaacatggcttgcGCAGAACTTCTCGCACCTTCCTAAAGGTGCTGATGAGGCTACCGTTAAGGCGTATCTCTTATATCTGATTGGTTTTGTCTTGTTCTACGACAAGACTGGCAACAGGGTACAGCTtttgtacttgacgttgcttgatgcgccatgggaggtcatctccggTTACAGCTGGGGTTCCGCAGCCCTAGCTTATATGTCTAGAAGACTGTGTGAAGCTTCACGGAAGAACGTGAAAGAGATCGTTGGGCCTCTGATTATTCTCCAGGTAATACTAACTTTACATGTTAAcgctttatttcttaatttgtttttatgtttcgTTTACTTTCTTATATctgtaattcatagctttgggcgtgggagcattTTCACGTGTAGTTTCGACGGGACCCTTACCCtgctgaggcatacgctgcattgcctcagcactcaggCATCTTGTCAGGGGCGTAGAGAGCCTCTGTACCTTTAA
- the LOC130801891 gene encoding serine/threonine-protein phosphatase 7 long form homolog isoform X2, whose amino-acid sequence MSSVLWDVQVFDVETIYTRHPDSASWAIDARVIPYLQRARLYDFHLIAYERVDRALVTVLVEQWRQETHTFHLPLGEAIVTLLDVTVLTRLLIEGHAICTVGRELKSWQDKVHRLLGVRPPVEVAKESALRVTWLAQNFSHLPKGADEATVKAYLLYLIGFVLFYDKTGNRVQLLYLTLLDAPWEVISGYSWGSAALAYMSRRLCEASRKNVKEIVGPLIILQLWAWEHFHV is encoded by the exons ATGAGCAGTGTACTATGGGATGTCCAG GTGTTCGACGTGGAgaccatatacaccaggcatcccgaCTCTGCTTCGTGGGCCATTGACGCACGAGTCATCCCCTACCTTCAGCGAGCGAGGTTGTACGACTTCCACCTCATTGCTTATGAGAGAGTCGATCGGGCGCTAGTCACGGTTTTAGTCGAGCAGTGGCGCCAAgagacacataccttccacctacctctaggtgaggctatTGTCACTTTACTTGACGTAACTGTGCTTACACGGCTTCTCATCGAGGGACATGCCATCTGCACCGTTGGACGCGAACTCAAAAGTTGGCAAGATAAAGTCCATAGGTTATTAGGAGTCCGACCTCCCGTAGAGGTAGCCAAAGAGAGTGCATtgcgcgtaacatggcttgcGCAGAACTTCTCGCACCTTCCTAAAGGTGCTGATGAGGCTACCGTTAAGGCGTATCTCTTATATCTGATTGGTTTTGTCTTGTTCTACGACAAGACTGGCAACAGGGTACAGCTtttgtacttgacgttgcttgatgcgccatgggaggtcatctccggTTACAGCTGGGGTTCCGCAGCCCTAGCTTATATGTCTAGAAGACTGTGTGAAGCTTCACGGAAGAACGTGAAAGAGATCGTTGGGCCTCTGATTATTCTCCAG ctttgggcgtgggagcattTTCACGTGTAG